Part of the Neorhodopirellula lusitana genome is shown below.
GGCCATCCAAGAACAACACGCCGACGTGATCCCGATTGACTGTGCAAACATCCAAGTAATGCAAGGCATCTTCACCACGCACGATCGAAGCAAGCTTCTTGTGCTGCAGTTGAGCTTCATCGATACCGATGACCTCGACACGGACCTCTCGAACATCGTTCCAGTAAACGTACAGACCGGGGCCCAATACGGATTCGAAACGACCGTCGATCCACACGAGAGCACGTTGGCTATCTTTCAGGTCAACGACCTCCGCCTTCCCATTGAGTGCACCGGACTTCACAATGACGTCCAGCTGATCATTGGCTTCGCAATCTGCTAGCCATGGATCTCGCTGGCTAACGATGTTCACCTCGACGGCACCCAGTTGAGTGAAAACGAAGTGTTTGCCTGGGCTCAGAAGGCCCACGAATTCATCGTTGCGGAACTTGAGTCCGACTTCGTAGCTGCGGATGTGAATCTTGTTGAACATCGTTTTCCTCCGCGATCGCGGAAAGTGGATGACACCCCGCAAGGCGGGGCGATGGGTGTCGTAGCATGACGCGCTACAGCATTTGGGATTGATGAGAAAGGCTTTTGGGCATGCGATTGTTCGCCAATCCCAAGTGATCAACACGGAAGTTTGCTCGGAATCATCAAGCGTGGCCGATGTCCGCTTGATCGGGCTGACGCTTGCATGGGTTGCCACTGGCAGCGAATGCGATGCGAAAACCGTTTCAAGTTTTTTTCGGCGCTGCTCGAAGGTTCGTCTACAAACCTGCAAGGCGTCATCTCTCGTTGCCACTCCAGCAAGCAACCGTGGTTGTTGATGGTTGGCTGATTAAGCAAGGCAACCGAATGCCCGCCAGCTTTTTGGTAGACACGTTTGTGCCTTCAGAGCTTCCCCCTATCTTGCGATACGGGACAAAGCGGTTTGCGTGACGGGAGTCGAACCCGTGACCGTCAGGTCATTTCCTGATGCTCTACCCACTGAGCTACTTCAGCTGATGCTCTTTTAGAACCCGTCTACGGAACACGGCTTCCCAATCGCAATGCAGCGAGGCAAACCGTGCCGCCGGAACTCACATCAACCAACGCACTTACCTAGAGACGCAACGCATCCGCAAGTTCGCGCTAAGATGGTTATTCCGTTACACAATCCGCAAGGGATGCAACCATTTGTTCCAGCGGAAGCCTTTCAGCCTTCGTTTTCGGCTAGAAACTGATCCAAGAATTGCCGCATGAACGCCTCGCGATCTTGGGCCATGTTTCGAGCGGCGTCGGTGTTCATCAAAGACTTCAGTTTGAATAGCTTGTCGTGAAAGTGGCCGACGCCGGTCTTTTCCGAAGGTGCGTTGGGTAGATAGAACGGTTGGCCGAATGCCGCACCAAACTCAATGGTGCGGACAATCCCGATTGCCCCCAAGGCATCGAGACGGTCGGCGTCTTGTACGATTTGGCCTTCCAGCGAAAGTGGCTTGGCGGCGTCGCGTTTACGAAAGGAAATGTTGTCGACGATATGGGCGACGTGCTGGATGTCTGCGTCGTCCGCACCGAGTTCAAGCAGGATCTCTCGAGTGAACTCGGCACTG
Proteins encoded:
- a CDS encoding HD domain-containing protein; this translates as MNSPSNRSGLVARVQNVVTQRMAGQAAGHGMDHVLRVLSSARAIQSRTGGDLMIVELAALLHDVGDAKFHDGVERSAEFTREILLELGADDADIQHVAHIVDNISFRKRDAAKPLSLEGQIVQDADRLDALGAIGIVRTIEFGAAFGQPFYLPNAPSEKTGVGHFHDKLFKLKSLMNTDAARNMAQDREAFMRQFLDQFLAENEG